From Flavobacterium alkalisoli, the proteins below share one genomic window:
- a CDS encoding GlxA family transcriptional regulator: MIHVSILVPNEAVMASLVDPRTIFTGANSFLEAAGHKPIFDIQFVGLTREVEYNGGLFAVRTDALLSEIKKTDLIIIPAISGDLSTAIEINKDFLPWIIEHYKNGSEVASLCIGSFLLASTGLLNGKECSSHWQTANEFREMFPQVTLVDGRIVTEQNGLYSSGGASSYWNLLLHLTEKHAGREIAIIASKIFALEIDRKSQSPFIMFNGQKNHEDEPIRLAQEFIEKNIAEKISIDDLADKFAIGRRHFDRRFKKATNNTAGEYIQRVKIEAAKKELETSNKNVNEVMYDVGYTDAKTFRSLFKKLTGLSPVEYRNKYSREAAVA, encoded by the coding sequence ATGATACATGTTTCGATATTGGTACCTAACGAAGCCGTTATGGCCAGCCTGGTAGATCCCCGCACAATATTCACCGGAGCAAACAGTTTTTTAGAAGCCGCAGGACACAAACCCATTTTTGATATTCAGTTTGTAGGCTTAACCCGGGAAGTTGAGTATAACGGAGGGCTTTTTGCAGTTCGCACAGATGCACTTTTAAGCGAAATTAAAAAAACCGATCTTATTATTATCCCTGCCATAAGCGGCGATTTATCAACTGCTATAGAGATAAACAAAGATTTCCTGCCCTGGATTATAGAACATTATAAAAACGGAAGCGAAGTAGCGAGCCTTTGCATAGGTTCTTTCCTATTGGCTTCTACCGGACTTCTTAACGGCAAGGAGTGTTCAAGCCACTGGCAAACCGCTAATGAGTTTAGGGAAATGTTTCCACAGGTTACTCTTGTAGACGGCCGTATTGTAACCGAACAAAACGGACTTTATTCCAGCGGTGGTGCTTCGTCTTACTGGAACCTGCTGCTGCATTTAACCGAGAAGCACGCCGGGCGTGAAATTGCCATTATAGCATCAAAAATATTTGCACTGGAAATAGACCGTAAGAGTCAGTCGCCGTTTATTATGTTTAACGGACAAAAAAATCATGAGGACGAACCTATCCGTTTGGCTCAGGAGTTTATAGAAAAAAACATTGCCGAAAAAATTTCTATAGACGACCTTGCCGATAAGTTTGCCATAGGCCGCAGGCACTTTGACAGGCGCTTTAAAAAAGCTACAAACAATACAGCAGGCGAATACATACAGCGCGTTAAAATTGAGGCTGCCAAAAAAGAACTGGAAACCAGCAACAAAAACGTAAACGAGGTAATGTATGATGTGGGGTATACTGATGCAAAGACTTTTCGCAGCCTGTTTAAAAAACTAACCGGTCTTTCTCCCGTTGAGTACAGAAATAAGTATAGCAGAGAGGCTGCGGTTGCGTAA
- a CDS encoding dihydrofolate reductase family protein: MNTNVQIIPPNISPKRKLILSMNVTEDGFLSGPNCELDWHFNTWTTEMAECLAEELKKADSVIFGRITYNAMAAYWSAKGIDLTGPVEDRAFAEMLNTYTKIVFSDTLKHTVWNNTITVKEDPEQYIKKMKKEAGDPVMIYGSAKLAGYLIEKNLIDEFHLWVHPVKLIKGKPLFGAPVLSFLELEKTRQFRNGVVLHYYKLKV, translated from the coding sequence TTGAATACCAATGTCCAAATTATTCCTCCAAATATATCTCCTAAAAGAAAACTGATCCTCTCCATGAATGTTACAGAGGACGGTTTTCTTTCGGGGCCAAACTGTGAGCTCGACTGGCACTTTAATACCTGGACTACCGAAATGGCCGAATGCCTTGCCGAAGAACTTAAAAAAGCCGATTCAGTTATTTTTGGGAGGATAACATATAACGCCATGGCGGCTTATTGGTCTGCCAAGGGGATAGACCTTACCGGTCCCGTTGAAGACCGTGCCTTTGCTGAAATGCTTAACACATATACCAAGATTGTTTTTTCGGATACACTAAAACATACGGTTTGGAATAATACTATAACCGTAAAGGAAGATCCGGAACAGTATATTAAAAAGATGAAGAAGGAGGCAGGCGATCCGGTAATGATATACGGCAGTGCTAAACTGGCAGGATATCTTATAGAGAAAAACCTGATAGACGAATTTCACTTATGGGTACACCCTGTTAAGCTTATTAAAGGGAAACCTTTGTTTGGTGCTCCTGTTTTATCTTTTTTAGAGTTGGAAAAAACACGGCAGTTTCGCAACGGGGTAGTGCTACACTACTATAAATTAAAGGTTTAG
- a CDS encoding retropepsin-like aspartic protease codes for MTRFITFLFVLLVIFGCAVKTDDGLSLKRYNKINAYLDEKDFFHARDTFNYYKLEIAKPQRLILEAFIDNAFNDPESSNKVIDEIFEKYADVVNDSVKLKLLEVQQGNYVHLYEYEKANQTVKEILENYSGILSKDEIDDYKNSQIIWNALSVQPKQEVIIQRNTTLAIKRDAAQLANLKVQANGIDTDFIFDTGANISTVTQSTAKKLNMKMLDGSVQVGAITGLTVQSQLAICPEFTLGDITVKNAVFLVFPDEALAFPQINYQINGILGYPVIEAMKQITITQKEEFIVPKVPVQYPLRNMALDFLNPVICIEGEHYTFDSGAVGTSLYNRFFFKHRETIQGKYQETDLSFGGAGGTLSKRGYFITFEPEIEGRKIVLDSVQVFTENIGDKPNMYYGNIGQDVIKQFNKMTINFKYMYIKFD; via the coding sequence ATGACCCGATTTATTACATTCCTTTTCGTTTTATTAGTGATTTTCGGCTGTGCGGTTAAGACCGACGACGGCCTTTCTCTAAAACGCTATAATAAGATAAACGCTTATCTGGATGAAAAAGACTTTTTTCATGCCCGTGATACTTTTAATTACTACAAATTAGAAATAGCTAAACCACAAAGACTGATTTTAGAAGCTTTTATAGACAATGCTTTTAATGATCCTGAATCATCCAACAAAGTGATAGATGAGATTTTTGAAAAGTATGCCGACGTAGTGAATGATTCTGTCAAGCTAAAACTACTGGAGGTACAGCAGGGCAATTATGTGCATTTGTATGAATATGAAAAGGCAAACCAGACAGTAAAAGAGATACTGGAGAACTATAGCGGGATATTGTCTAAAGATGAAATAGACGATTATAAAAACTCCCAAATTATTTGGAATGCACTTTCGGTTCAGCCCAAACAGGAAGTGATTATACAAAGAAATACAACACTTGCAATTAAAAGGGATGCGGCACAGCTCGCTAACCTTAAGGTACAGGCTAATGGTATTGATACCGACTTTATTTTTGATACAGGGGCTAATATTTCTACCGTAACACAAAGCACAGCCAAAAAGCTTAACATGAAAATGCTTGATGGCTCTGTACAAGTAGGTGCCATAACGGGGTTAACGGTACAATCGCAGCTGGCTATATGCCCTGAGTTTACATTAGGTGATATAACTGTAAAGAATGCCGTATTTCTTGTGTTTCCCGATGAAGCACTGGCTTTCCCGCAAATAAACTACCAGATAAACGGTATTTTAGGGTATCCGGTTATAGAGGCTATGAAACAGATAACCATTACACAAAAAGAGGAATTTATAGTGCCTAAGGTACCGGTGCAGTATCCGTTGCGCAACATGGCGCTCGATTTTTTAAACCCTGTAATTTGTATTGAGGGAGAACATTACACGTTCGACTCCGGTGCTGTGGGGACTTCACTATACAACAGGTTCTTTTTTAAGCACAGGGAGACCATTCAGGGTAAATACCAGGAAACCGACTTAAGCTTTGGCGGGGCAGGGGGAACACTTTCCAAAAGAGGATACTTTATAACTTTTGAACCTGAAATTGAAGGCCGTAAAATTGTGCTTGACAGTGTACAGGTATTTACTGAAAACATAGGCGATAAGCCCAATATGTACTACGGCAATATTGGTCAGGATGTTATAAAGCAGTTCAATAAAATGACCATCAACTTTAAGTACATGTACATAAAGTTCGATTAA
- a CDS encoding SRPBCC domain-containing protein produces the protein MSKSLIVKNNIRIDAPLERVWEVLTKPKYIRQWDQLPEDFGDFEIHPATVIEWPGYSKLSVVEFVPNQMLRYELYVPTWEERVTNIGYTYTLTVDNEDHTWLGVEIGDFAILADGDKYFDTSVDFEKTASQKIKELAERREIAL, from the coding sequence ATGAGTAAATCACTAATTGTAAAAAACAACATCAGGATTGATGCACCCCTTGAACGAGTATGGGAAGTGCTTACAAAACCAAAGTACATACGCCAGTGGGATCAGCTTCCAGAAGATTTTGGTGATTTTGAAATTCATCCTGCAACCGTAATAGAATGGCCGGGATATTCTAAATTATCAGTAGTAGAGTTTGTGCCTAACCAAATGTTACGTTACGAGCTGTATGTACCTACATGGGAAGAGCGTGTTACCAATATAGGTTATACCTATACCCTTACTGTAGACAACGAAGACCATACATGGTTGGGTGTGGAAATAGGCGACTTTGCCATTCTTGCCGATGGTGACAAATATTTTGATACAAGCGTTGATTTTGAAAAAACCGCTTCGCAAAAAATAAAAGAATTAGCAGAAAGAAGGGAAATTGCATTGTAA
- a CDS encoding LETM1-related biofilm-associated protein, whose translation MINPSASGWIDKFFAKLKSNPQIYSSSREFYLRVRETGFIYGHVISFNDLDDAETKGWTSEETTKAALLNTQFALYRLITQKDDKPDFINKAIAFYKAMTPEGFNPLKMVLPAGNLSHQLEEILEQRIKTNDNIISRNFSHILTNALLFMDVLAFRQYLLYNDLPEKYLRRLEETVMGIVAIALTTKKEKSYYDDLLIKLFESSVRYTKLSKINNGDITMPDTSFAESDLEKNYLLDMAGMAVWSDGVEEQTETEFLYHLAWLLNLSPETAEQSIESFNLFIEEYKEEIPYFRYSNPIKHFYGHAAQTVSLLINRNKKRLIKEISNNGELMLLLTHSTHRSLDEREKKKVKKQLLEICKTVPSLTIFLLPGGSLLLPLLIKFIPKMLPSVFNENLDSE comes from the coding sequence ATGATTAACCCTTCTGCCAGTGGCTGGATAGACAAGTTTTTTGCGAAGCTTAAAAGCAATCCGCAGATATATAGCAGTTCCCGCGAGTTTTATCTTCGCGTTAGGGAAACCGGTTTTATATACGGACACGTAATTAGCTTTAACGATCTTGATGATGCTGAGACGAAAGGGTGGACATCGGAAGAAACCACGAAAGCAGCCCTGCTTAATACCCAGTTTGCGCTTTACAGGCTTATTACCCAAAAAGACGATAAACCCGACTTCATCAATAAAGCCATTGCTTTTTATAAGGCCATGACGCCCGAAGGTTTCAACCCACTTAAAATGGTGTTGCCTGCAGGTAATCTAAGCCATCAGCTTGAAGAAATACTGGAGCAAAGGATTAAGACCAACGACAACATTATAAGCCGTAACTTTTCGCATATACTTACCAATGCGTTATTGTTTATGGATGTACTTGCTTTTCGCCAGTACCTGTTGTATAATGACCTGCCTGAAAAATACCTGCGCAGGCTGGAGGAAACAGTTATGGGTATAGTGGCTATTGCGCTTACCACAAAAAAAGAGAAATCATACTACGACGATTTACTTATCAAACTGTTTGAATCGTCTGTTAGATACACCAAGCTTTCTAAAATAAACAACGGCGACATAACTATGCCCGATACGAGTTTTGCAGAATCGGACCTGGAAAAGAATTACCTGCTTGACATGGCGGGTATGGCTGTGTGGAGCGATGGTGTGGAAGAACAAACCGAAACGGAGTTTTTATATCATTTGGCATGGCTGCTTAACCTTAGCCCTGAAACTGCCGAGCAAAGTATTGAGTCGTTTAACCTGTTTATAGAGGAATATAAAGAGGAGATTCCGTATTTCCGTTACTCAAACCCTATTAAGCATTTTTACGGGCATGCGGCACAAACAGTATCGCTGCTTATTAACCGAAATAAGAAGAGGCTTATTAAGGAAATATCCAATAACGGCGAACTGATGCTGTTACTAACACACTCTACCCACCGAAGCCTTGATGAGCGCGAAAAGAAAAAGGTAAAGAAACAGCTGCTGGAAATATGTAAAACCGTTCCGTCGCTTACCATTTTCCTTTTACCGGGCGGGAGCCTTTTACTGCCGCTGCTTATTAAATTTATTCCTAAAATGCTACCTTCGGTTTTTAACGAGAACCTTGATAGTGAGTAA
- a CDS encoding NAD(P)/FAD-dependent oxidoreductase, with translation MTLKAGYPFWLIKDGLPFTFPKLDHDVDTDVVIIGAGISGALVRYYLVKAGIKCTTIDARTIGLGSTSASTSLLQYEIDVPLYKLNEMIGKEKAQRAYQLCGEAIDKLAEITKDFKLDELKKRKSLYYAAYKKDVSWLKKEYEARKEAGFKVKWLNEEEVMEQFGFKSYGAILSDKAAETNAYMLTHCLLQQKGKNKSLEIYDRTPVTDIKHTKNGVVLTTESGHTLKAKKLVYATGYEVVDFIDKDIVKLLSTYAVVSEQYNERQFWKDEVLIWNTADPYLYIRTTSDNRVLVGGRDEDFSNPAKRDKLISKKTKQLTNDVNKLFPELDFKPEFSWTGTFGSTKDGLPYIGPYSKKPNSYFSLGFGGNGITFSLIGAEIICDLLQGKDNPDAELFSFDR, from the coding sequence ATGACACTTAAAGCAGGCTACCCGTTTTGGCTTATTAAAGACGGACTCCCATTTACTTTCCCGAAACTTGACCATGATGTAGATACCGATGTTGTTATTATAGGAGCCGGTATTTCGGGAGCACTGGTTAGGTACTATCTGGTTAAGGCAGGTATAAAATGTACTACCATAGATGCCCGCACCATAGGGCTGGGCAGTACCAGTGCCAGTACGTCACTGCTTCAGTATGAAATAGATGTGCCCTTATATAAGCTGAACGAGATGATAGGGAAGGAGAAGGCACAAAGGGCTTATCAGTTATGCGGAGAGGCTATAGACAAGCTGGCTGAGATAACTAAAGACTTTAAGCTTGACGAACTTAAAAAACGTAAAAGTCTGTACTATGCTGCCTACAAGAAAGATGTTTCCTGGCTTAAAAAGGAGTATGAAGCCAGAAAAGAAGCAGGTTTTAAAGTAAAGTGGCTGAATGAAGAGGAGGTTATGGAGCAGTTTGGTTTTAAGTCGTATGGTGCCATATTATCTGATAAGGCAGCCGAAACCAATGCCTATATGCTTACCCATTGCCTTTTGCAGCAGAAAGGGAAAAATAAGTCGCTCGAAATTTACGACCGTACTCCGGTAACAGATATAAAACATACTAAGAATGGGGTAGTGCTTACAACCGAATCGGGGCATACCCTAAAGGCTAAAAAGCTGGTTTATGCTACCGGATATGAAGTAGTAGACTTTATCGATAAGGATATTGTGAAGTTGTTGTCTACTTATGCGGTGGTGAGTGAGCAGTATAACGAAAGGCAGTTTTGGAAGGATGAGGTGCTGATTTGGAATACTGCCGACCCATACCTTTATATACGTACCACATCCGATAATCGTGTGCTGGTAGGGGGCAGGGATGAGGATTTTTCCAATCCGGCAAAAAGAGATAAACTTATTTCCAAAAAGACAAAACAACTTACTAACGATGTAAATAAACTGTTTCCGGAACTTGACTTTAAACCTGAGTTTAGCTGGACAGGAACGTTTGGTTCCACAAAAGACGGATTGCCATATATAGGTCCGTACAGTAAAAAGCCTAACAGTTATTTTTCGTTGGGATTTGGAGGAAATGGTATTACCTTTAGTCTTATTGGCGCAGAAATTATTTGCGACCTGCTACAAGGTAAAGATAATCCTGATGCCGAGCTTTTTTCGTTTGACAGATAA
- a CDS encoding YihY/virulence factor BrkB family protein translates to MKIKYGATKVWTLLKTTFSEFNNDNAIKLAASLSYYTIFSIAPLSIIIISICGLVFGEDAVRGEFYGQINEFVGSKAAAQIQEAITNTKLSGDNIFSLIVGLIILLIGASGVFVEIQSSINYIWELRAKPDKGLKKFIQNRLMSFSMIGVIGFLLMVSLLANTLLDLLNERLHSLLSDSTVYLVYVLNFVVVFIIITLLFSVIFRTLPDGYVKWKDTFVGSATTAILFMIGKFGISLYLGSSNVATAFGAAGSIIIILVWVYYSAIILYFGAEFTKVYARLYGKKITPKPYAVKIRKEIVEV, encoded by the coding sequence ATGAAAATAAAATATGGAGCCACAAAGGTGTGGACGCTTTTAAAAACCACCTTTTCTGAGTTTAATAACGATAATGCCATTAAGCTGGCAGCTTCATTGTCTTATTACACCATATTTTCTATAGCACCGTTGTCTATCATTATCATTTCTATATGTGGCCTTGTATTTGGGGAAGATGCCGTAAGGGGAGAGTTTTACGGACAGATAAACGAGTTTGTAGGGTCAAAGGCTGCGGCACAAATTCAGGAAGCGATAACTAATACAAAACTTTCCGGCGATAATATTTTCAGTCTTATAGTGGGATTGATTATACTACTTATAGGCGCCTCGGGAGTATTTGTAGAAATACAAAGCTCTATTAACTATATATGGGAACTAAGGGCTAAGCCGGACAAAGGACTTAAAAAGTTTATACAAAACAGGCTTATGTCTTTTTCCATGATAGGGGTTATTGGCTTCCTGCTTATGGTAAGCCTTTTGGCTAATACACTTCTTGATTTGCTTAATGAAAGGCTGCATTCCCTTTTATCAGATAGTACCGTCTATTTGGTATATGTACTTAATTTTGTCGTAGTATTTATAATTATTACCCTGCTTTTCTCTGTAATTTTCCGTACGCTACCCGATGGCTATGTAAAATGGAAAGATACTTTTGTAGGATCTGCCACCACAGCCATACTGTTTATGATAGGTAAATTTGGCATCAGCCTGTATCTGGGCAGTTCTAATGTGGCTACCGCTTTTGGTGCTGCGGGTTCTATAATTATAATACTGGTTTGGGTATATTATTCGGCAATAATACTATACTTCGGAGCCGAATTCACTAAGGTCTACGCACGCCTCTACGGCAAGAAAATTACTCCTAAACCTTATGCGGTTAAGATAAGGAAAGAGATAGTAGAGGTATAA
- a CDS encoding DUF4142 domain-containing protein → MKKRSILGKMLLGMAVFTLSFGMTSCKDNKEKDATEMAEDQNEEKFDDTNEAKEEDSDYLVFAADTHMKEIELGKLAQQKSTNADVRQYAEMLITDHTKALEDLKKTAEAKNISLPTALSEDGKDAYNKLSEEKAEDFDKKYVDMMVDGHEKAIEKMEKASEKANDEDIRMWAADMLPTLKTHQDEAERLEDKLDAMK, encoded by the coding sequence ATGAAAAAGAGATCAATTTTAGGGAAAATGCTGTTAGGTATGGCTGTTTTCACTTTGTCTTTCGGAATGACTTCATGTAAAGACAATAAGGAAAAAGACGCTACCGAAATGGCAGAAGACCAAAACGAGGAAAAGTTTGACGATACTAACGAGGCTAAAGAAGAAGACTCTGATTATCTTGTTTTTGCAGCCGATACTCATATGAAGGAAATTGAGCTGGGCAAACTGGCACAGCAAAAAAGTACAAATGCCGATGTAAGGCAATATGCAGAAATGCTTATTACCGACCATACAAAGGCTCTTGAAGATTTAAAGAAAACAGCAGAAGCAAAAAACATATCGCTGCCCACAGCTTTAAGTGAAGACGGAAAAGACGCTTACAACAAACTAAGTGAGGAGAAAGCAGAAGATTTTGATAAGAAGTATGTGGATATGATGGTGGATGGTCATGAGAAGGCAATAGAGAAGATGGAGAAGGCCAGCGAAAAAGCAAATGATGAAGATATAAGAATGTGGGCCGCCGATATGTTACCTACGCTGAAAACACATCAGGATGAAGCTGAAAGGCTTGAGGACAAGCTTGATGCAATGAAATAA
- a CDS encoding lmo0937 family membrane protein, whose protein sequence is MKNLLFIIAFVLVILWALGSFVVHVGGALIHLLLLVALIAILVNVLKGNKPLN, encoded by the coding sequence ATGAAAAACCTTTTATTTATAATTGCTTTTGTACTAGTTATACTGTGGGCTTTAGGAAGTTTTGTGGTACATGTGGGAGGAGCACTGATTCACTTACTGCTGTTGGTTGCACTAATAGCGATATTGGTTAATGTTCTTAAAGGAAATAAGCCCCTGAACTAA
- a CDS encoding acyl-CoA dehydrogenase family protein, which yields MAEVKDITRGGQFLVKETKCEDVFTPEDFSEEQVMMRDTVKEFVDRELWPHKDRFENKDYAYTKECMEKAGELGFLGVAVPEEYGGLGMGFVSTMLVCDYISGATGSFSTAFGAHTGIGTMPITLYGTEEQKKKYVPKLASGEWFGAYCLTEPGAGSDANSGKTKAVLSDDGTHYKITGQKMWISNAGFCSLFIVFARIEDDKNITGFIVENDPSNGISMNEEEHKLGIRASSTRQVFFNETKVPVENMLSERGNGFKIAMNALNVGRIKLAAACLDAQRRTISGAVKYANERVQFNTAISSFGAIRAKLAEMAASAYAGESACYRAAKSIEDRIEARVAAGESHQDAELKGVEEFAIECSILKVAVSEDIQNCSDEGIQIFGGMGFSEDTPMESAWRDARIARIYEGTNEINRMLSVGMLVKKAMKGHVDLLGPAMKVAEELMGIPSFDKPDYSELFAEEKEIIGKLKKAFLMVAGSAVQKYGPDLDQHQQLLMAASDILIEIYMAESVILRTEKLAKNKGAENVKEQIAMAQLYLYKAVDTVNTKGKEGIASFAEGDEQRMMLMGLKRFTKYTNMPNVVALRETIAAKLVDENAYIY from the coding sequence ATGGCTGAAGTAAAAGATATAACAAGAGGCGGTCAGTTTCTTGTAAAAGAAACAAAATGTGAAGATGTATTCACACCCGAAGATTTTTCGGAAGAGCAGGTTATGATGCGTGACACGGTTAAGGAATTTGTTGATCGTGAGTTATGGCCTCATAAAGACCGTTTTGAGAATAAGGATTATGCGTACACCAAAGAGTGTATGGAGAAGGCAGGAGAGCTTGGCTTTCTTGGTGTAGCTGTACCGGAAGAGTATGGCGGACTGGGGATGGGCTTTGTTTCTACCATGCTGGTTTGTGACTATATCTCGGGTGCTACGGGTTCGTTCTCAACTGCATTTGGTGCTCATACAGGTATTGGTACTATGCCAATTACCCTTTACGGAACTGAAGAACAGAAAAAGAAATATGTACCTAAGCTTGCCAGCGGTGAATGGTTTGGTGCTTACTGCCTTACAGAGCCGGGTGCAGGTAGTGATGCCAACTCAGGTAAAACCAAAGCGGTACTTAGCGATGACGGCACACACTATAAGATTACAGGACAAAAAATGTGGATATCTAATGCCGGATTCTGTAGCCTGTTTATTGTGTTTGCACGTATAGAAGACGATAAAAACATAACCGGATTCATCGTAGAGAATGACCCAAGTAACGGTATCTCTATGAACGAAGAGGAACATAAACTGGGTATTCGTGCCTCCTCTACCCGTCAGGTATTCTTTAACGAGACTAAAGTACCTGTAGAGAACATGCTTTCTGAAAGAGGCAATGGTTTTAAAATTGCCATGAATGCCCTTAACGTAGGCCGTATTAAACTGGCTGCTGCATGTCTTGATGCACAAAGAAGAACCATTTCGGGAGCGGTTAAATATGCTAACGAAAGAGTACAGTTTAACACTGCTATTTCAAGCTTTGGTGCCATACGTGCTAAACTGGCTGAAATGGCTGCCAGTGCTTATGCCGGAGAAAGTGCATGCTACCGTGCCGCAAAAAGTATAGAAGACCGTATTGAGGCTCGTGTAGCCGCTGGTGAATCACATCAGGATGCAGAGCTTAAAGGCGTTGAGGAATTTGCTATTGAGTGTTCTATCCTTAAAGTGGCGGTATCGGAAGATATCCAGAACTGTAGCGACGAAGGTATCCAGATATTTGGAGGTATGGGCTTCTCTGAAGATACTCCGATGGAAAGTGCCTGGAGAGATGCAAGGATTGCGCGTATTTATGAAGGAACAAACGAAATTAACCGTATGCTGTCGGTAGGCATGCTTGTTAAGAAAGCAATGAAAGGCCACGTAGACCTTTTAGGCCCTGCTATGAAAGTAGCTGAGGAACTTATGGGTATCCCATCGTTTGATAAACCGGATTACTCTGAGCTTTTTGCAGAGGAGAAGGAAATTATAGGTAAGCTTAAAAAAGCATTCCTTATGGTTGCCGGTAGTGCCGTACAAAAATACGGTCCGGATCTGGATCAGCACCAGCAATTACTAATGGCTGCTTCAGATATCCTTATCGAGATCTATATGGCAGAATCTGTTATCTTAAGAACAGAGAAACTAGCTAAGAACAAAGGAGCAGAAAACGTAAAAGAACAGATTGCTATGGCTCAGTTATACTTATACAAAGCTGTAGACACCGTAAATACTAAAGGTAAAGAAGGTATTGCTTCATTTGCAGAAGGTGACGAACAACGCATGATGCTTATGGGCCTAAAACGCTTCACTAAATATACCAATATGCCTAACGTGGTAGCCCTAAGGGAAACCATTGCAGCAAAACTGGTAGACGAGAACGCTTACATTTATTAA